A single Brassica rapa cultivar Chiifu-401-42 chromosome A04, CAAS_Brap_v3.01, whole genome shotgun sequence DNA region contains:
- the LOC103848955 gene encoding cysteine-rich receptor-like protein kinase 10 isoform X2, which translates to MELHDVRNPNSRSRTMSFPTSFFFVFLFSFLSSFRASAQSPSLLYFFCPNTTTYSRNSTYYNNLVTLLSFLSSSNASHSTGFQNSTAGQDPARVTGLFLCLGDVSGEVCRNCVTFAVNESLRQCPTQRDVVLYYDNCMLRYSDHNILSNLRTDGGYPLSSVITIPPDQQRSFRDLVLALMKQAATDAATSFKKLGARRTNFTEVQSVYGLVQCTPDLSTQDCSRCLETSINQLHTDKTGSRLLLPSCNSRYELYPFFNESIASTFQAPLSPPVSTPPRPDAGKDERSSVLVVAIVVPTIVIVLLLIAGYCFLAKRAKRTNETELTFNNADDITTIDSLQLDYRTIQAATNDYSEDNKIGRGGFGEVYKGIFSNGTEVAVKRLSKSSEQGDTEFKNEVVLVAKLQHRNLVRLLGFSLEREERILVYEAVASLRI; encoded by the exons ATGGAGCTCCATGATGTGAGAAACCCAAATAGTAGAAGTCGAACGATGTCTTTTCccacttctttcttttttgttttccttttttccttCCTCTCTAGCTTTAGAGCTTCTGCTCAGAGTCCTTCCCTCTTATACTTTTTTTGTCCGAATACAACAACGTACTCAAGGAACAGCACTTACTATAACAATCTCGTAACTCTTTTGTCTTTCCTCTCTTCCAGCAACGCTTCACACTCCACCGGATTCCAAAACTCCACAGCGGGTCAAGACCCAGCCAGAGTCACCGGACTTTTCCTTTGCCTCGGAGACGTCTCCGGAGAAGTTTGCCGTAACTGCGTTACCTTTGCCGTCAACGAATCCTTAAGGCAGTGTCCAACTCAGAGAGATGTCGTACTCTATTACGATAACTGTATGCTCAGATACTCTGACCACAATATTCTCTCGAACCTAAGAACCGATGGAGGATATCCCTTGTCCAGCGTTATTACTATTCCACCTGACCAACAACGGAGCTTCCGAGATTTGGTTTTAGCCCTGATGAAACAAGCCGCAACAGATGCCGCTACTAGTTTCAAAAAACTGGGTGCGAGACGAACCAACTTTACTGAGGTTCAGAGTGTATATGGACTTGTTCAGTGCACCCCCGATCTGTCAACACAAGACTGTTCGCGGTGTTTGGAAACGTCCATCAATCAACTACACACTGACAAGACTGGGTCGAGACTTCTTTTACCGAGCTGTAATTCAAGATACGAGTTGTACCCATTTTTCAACGAATCCATCGCTAGCACATTTCAAGCACCACTATCGCCGCCTGTTTCTACTCCTCCCCGGCCAG ACGCAGGAAAAGATGAGAGGTCATCTGTGTTAGTGGTAGCCATTGTTGTGCCTACTATAGTGATTGTTCTGCTTTTAATAGCTGGTTATTGTTTCCTTGCAAAGAGGGCAAAGAGGACTAATGAGACAGAACTCACATTTAATAATG CGGATGATATAACAACCATTGATTCGCTGCAACTTGATTATAGAACAATTCAAGCTGCAACAAATGACTATTCAGAAGATAATAAGATTGGTCGAGGTGGATTCGGCGAGGTCTACAAG GGTATATTTTCGAATGGGACTGAAGTTGCTGTGAAGAGACTGTCAAAATCATCAGAACAAGGTGACACAGAGTTCAAGAACGAGGTTGTTCTTGTTGCAAAGCTTCAACACAGAAATCTGGTCAGGCTTCTCGGATTTTCTTTAGAACGAGAAGAAAGGATATTGGTCTACGA